The genomic stretch CCCGAATGGCCGGTGGCATTCTTTGCGGCTGTCACGATCGGGGCGATTTGCGTCCCCCTCAATGCGTGGTGGACTGGGCCTGAGCTTGCCTACGGCCTTGCAAATTCGGGGACCAAGCTACTCGTATGCGACGAGGAGCGGTGGGAGCGCGTCTCGGAAAACCGCGCCGACTGTCCCGATCTCGAGACGGTGTTCGTCACACGGGCGGAAGGCTCGCTTAGTGGCGCCGAAGCGCTCGAATCCGTCATCGGCAAGCCGATGGAGTATGCAAGCCTCCCTTCGCGCGACCTGCCTGAAGTAGAAATTGCGCCCGAAGACGACGCCACGATTTTTTACACCAGCGGCACGACCGGCAAGCCCAAAGGCGCGCTTGGCACGCATCGCAACCTTTGCACCAATATCCTGTCGAGCGGCTACAATGCGGCTTGCGCGGTCCTTCGCCGTGGGGAGGAAATTCCCGAACCGACGCCGAAGGTCGGGCTGACCGTAATCCCGCTCTTCCACGTCACCGCCTGTTCGGCCGGACTGATGGGTAATGTCGCTGCCGGAAATACGCTGATTTTCATGCACAAGTGGGACCCGGTGAAGGCGTTCCAGATCATCGAGCGCGAGAAGGTCAATTCGACTGGCGGCGTTCCGACGATCGCGTGGCAGTTGATCGAGCACCCCGAACGCAAGAACTATGATCTTTCGAGCATAGAAGCGATTGCCTACGGCGGTGCTCCGTCCGCGCCCGAACTCGTGCGCAAGATCCGCGAAGTATTTGGCGCGCTCCCGGGCAATGGCTGGGGGATGACCGAAACCATGGCCACGGTGACCGGCCATTCGAGCGAGGATTACCTCAACCGTCCCGATAGCTGCGGCCCGCCTGTGGCAGTCGCCGACCTCAAGATCATGAACGAGGACGGCACGCAGGAAATGCCGACCGGCGAGGTCGGGGAACTGTGGGCGCGGGGCCCGATGGTGGTGAAGGGGTACTGGCACAATCCCGAAGCGACTGAAGCAACCTTCATCGACGGATGGGTCCGCACCGGAGACCTGGCCCGTCTGGACGACGAGGGATTCTGCTACATCGTCGACCGTGCCAAGGACATGGTGATCCGCGGCGGCGAAAACATCTACTCGTCGGAGGTCGAGAACGTACTCTACGACCACCCTGCGGTGACAGACGCGGCGCTGATCGGACTTCCGCATACGCAACTGGGCGAAGAGCCCGCTGCGGTGGTCCATCTCGCGCCTGGAACCAGCGCGACGGAAGCGGAACTCCAGCAGTGGGTTGCCGACCGTCTGGCCAAGTTCAAGGTGCCGGTACGGATCGTCTTTACGAAGGACACACTACCGCGAAATGCGAATGGCAAAATCCTGAAGAAGGATCTTCTGTCGATGTTCTGATGATGTTGCCGGTTGCGGCATTGGCAGGTGTGCATTTGCTGGTGTAGTGCAGGTTCATGGGGGAGCCGATGGCAAGTAAAACCGCGAGCACGAAGAAATTCGGCGAGAAGCGCCAGGCGATCGTGCATGCGGCGTCGGTGCTGATCAATGACGCCGGTGTGCAGGCGACGACCTTGTCGGAAGTGGCGCAGGCCATCGGTCTAAACGCAACCAGCATCACCTATTATTTCTCGCGCAAGGACCAGCTCGTCGTCGCGGTCTATGACGAAACGCTGGAACTGATGGAACGGATGGCGCAGGAAGCGCTGGCCGAAGACACACCTGCCGCAAGAATTGCGAAATATGTGGCGCAACATGTCGAGCTGCGGACGCGCATCCGTCGCGGAGAGCGCGGGCTGGTGACGGCGCTTTCGGAAATCAGGACCCTGAACCCGGAACGGCAGGAACCATTGCTGGCCCGCTATGCCGGGATTGTCGAAACGATCCGCCAGTTCTTCGGCGAAGCAAAGGACACGAACGAGCGTTCGCTGTTCTCGGCCCGTGCGCACATCCTGCTCGAAGCGATGATGTGGTGGCCGGTCTGGTCGCTACGCTATTCGACGCTGGACTTCCCGCGGGTCGAACAACGCATGATCGACATCCTCGTCAACGGCATCCCGGCTGAACGGGGACGGTGGCAGCCGATGCCGCTTGCCGGGAATGACTGGGGCACCGATCCGGCAGGGACGCCGACCCAGAACGACGAATTCCTGCGCGCCGCGACGATCATGATCAACCAGCGCGGTTATCGCGGCGCATCGGTCAACCGCATTGCGGAAATGCTGAACGTGACCAAGGGCAGCTTCTATCACCATCACGATGCCAAGGACGATCTCGTCCTGGCATGCTTCCAGCGCAGCTATGACCGCTTGTCGGCGGTCCAGATGGCAGGACAGGATGTCGACGGAGATTGCTGGGTCCAGCTGTCCAGCGTGCTCAACGGCTTGCTCGAGGTCCAGTTCTTCGACGAGATGCCGCTGCTTCGCACGACCGCGCTGCAAGCCCTCGATAGCGAACACAAGGTCGACGTGGTGACCCGTTCGAACCGTCTTGCGCGTCGTTTTGCAGGGATGCTGATCGATGGGGTGGCAGACGGATCGGTCCGCCCGATCGACCCGCTGATCGCCAGCCAGTTGATCATGTCGACATTGAACGGCGCTTATGAAGCCCGCCGCTGGGCGCAGCGTTTCGACAATCGCGAAATGGCTATCGAAACTTACGTTTCGGCGCTGACAGAGGGCCTGGCCCCCGAAGCCTGACTTTCGTCGGAATTGTCAGGAGGGCGCCCTGTGGCGC from Altererythrobacter epoxidivorans encodes the following:
- a CDS encoding class I adenylate-forming enzyme family protein → MATQTKSETGSLASAIGWTAPAGWPVISRDQCREILTAPGQRFEMETIDIRGIPTRVWKNAPPNLRAIAMVGRMHGDREFTVYEDERVTYDAWFRAVATLAHEFQARGVKKGDRVAVAMRNLPEWPVAFFAAVTIGAICVPLNAWWTGPELAYGLANSGTKLLVCDEERWERVSENRADCPDLETVFVTRAEGSLSGAEALESVIGKPMEYASLPSRDLPEVEIAPEDDATIFYTSGTTGKPKGALGTHRNLCTNILSSGYNAACAVLRRGEEIPEPTPKVGLTVIPLFHVTACSAGLMGNVAAGNTLIFMHKWDPVKAFQIIEREKVNSTGGVPTIAWQLIEHPERKNYDLSSIEAIAYGGAPSAPELVRKIREVFGALPGNGWGMTETMATVTGHSSEDYLNRPDSCGPPVAVADLKIMNEDGTQEMPTGEVGELWARGPMVVKGYWHNPEATEATFIDGWVRTGDLARLDDEGFCYIVDRAKDMVIRGGENIYSSEVENVLYDHPAVTDAALIGLPHTQLGEEPAAVVHLAPGTSATEAELQQWVADRLAKFKVPVRIVFTKDTLPRNANGKILKKDLLSMF
- a CDS encoding TetR/AcrR family transcriptional regulator, whose product is MASKTASTKKFGEKRQAIVHAASVLINDAGVQATTLSEVAQAIGLNATSITYYFSRKDQLVVAVYDETLELMERMAQEALAEDTPAARIAKYVAQHVELRTRIRRGERGLVTALSEIRTLNPERQEPLLARYAGIVETIRQFFGEAKDTNERSLFSARAHILLEAMMWWPVWSLRYSTLDFPRVEQRMIDILVNGIPAERGRWQPMPLAGNDWGTDPAGTPTQNDEFLRAATIMINQRGYRGASVNRIAEMLNVTKGSFYHHHDAKDDLVLACFQRSYDRLSAVQMAGQDVDGDCWVQLSSVLNGLLEVQFFDEMPLLRTTALQALDSEHKVDVVTRSNRLARRFAGMLIDGVADGSVRPIDPLIASQLIMSTLNGAYEARRWAQRFDNREMAIETYVSALTEGLAPEA